One Rhizoctonia solani chromosome 1, complete sequence DNA window includes the following coding sequences:
- a CDS encoding cytochrome P450 family protein has protein sequence MFAETTQHSNAYYCAAAAALLMIYYVAPYLLDPHDYRRRFSGPWLASLSGSWLARSASSGRHYQNLLQIHEKYGRFVRVGPNHISISDPDALEEVYGHSNGLLKSEFYDAFVNNNGDRNIFDIRDKAIHTMKRKRIANIFSPQNVVAFEPRVRVHIQRFCDQLDMRCHEATIGTSGFNWTAKDGRAVLNSCPQFAYLTFDLISDLALGVPFGMVEAQKDSTPTLLSLTSKKNIKGVTPIRLVAVSGQGGMTLGSYPSWAQKLLPYAPWHLSKLIAFENFGSSTQAAVEASIRRKENEEEGENKRGVDLLDKLFEVKNADGSPLERAEIDAEAAVTLAAGSDTTANSLSALSYYIASNPEIKKKLQQELDSIDMDLAEANDLEENKFGCVIPSFEQVKNLPYLNACIKETLRLYSTVGSGLPRVVPEGKTLTVAGQTFNAGSVVSVPSYCTNRSSVWGPDAEMYRPERWLEEGASSLNKYFAAFSSGPRGCVGRNLANLNLLLVSSTFFRRYDIELASPTTKFQTTEGFVRDATHCEVAIKRRVLTL, from the exons ATGTTCGCCGAGACCACTCAACACTCCAATGCTTACTACTGCGCTGCTGCTGCAGCCCTTCTG ATGATATACTATGTTGCTCCCTACCTGCTAGACCCCCATGACTACCGACGTCGGTTCTCCGGCCCGTGGCTCGCATCTCTTAGTGGCTCATGGCTGGCAAGAAGCGCCAGCTCTGGCCGTCACTACCAGAACCTTCTCCAAATCCATGAGAAATACG GGAGGTTTGTGAGAGTGGGACCCAATCACATCAGCATTTCCGACCCCGATGCTCTGGAG GAAGTGTACGGGCACTCGAACGGCCTACTCAAATCTGAGTTTTACGACGCTTTTGTTAATAATAATGGTGATAGGAACATATTTGACATTCGTGATAAGGCTATCCATACCA TGAAACGCAAGCGTATCGCGAACATCTTCAGTCCCCAGAACGTTGTTGCATTTGAGCCTCGCGTCAGGGTACATATCCAGCGATTTTGTGATCAGCTGGATATGCGGTGCCACGAGGCAACGATCGGTACGTCTGGCTTTAACTGGACTGCCAAGGACGGTCGAGCCGTTCTTAACAGCTGCCCGC AATTTGCCTACCTTACTTTTGATCTCATCAGCGACTTGGCTCTTGGAGTTCCTTTTGGGATGGTTGAGGCACAGAAGGACTCAACTCCTACTCTGCTATCCCTAACCTCCAAGAAGAACATCAAAGGGGTGACCCCTATTCGTCTGGTAGCGGTGTCAGGTCAGGGGGGAATGACTCTGGGATCGTACCCTTCCTGGGCACAGAAGTTGCTTCCCTATGCTCCCTGGCATCTTTCCAAACTAATTGCTTTTGAAAACTTTGGAAGTTCCACTCAAGCAGCTGTCGAAGCAAGCATTAGAAGAAAAGAGAACGAAGAAGAGGGAGAGAACAAGCGAGGGGTGGACTTGTTAGACAAGTTGTTCGAAGTTAAAAATGCCGACGGATCTCCACTGGAGAGAGCAGAAATCGATGCCGAAGCCGCGGTCACACTTGCCGCAGGAAGCGATACGACGGCAAA CTCTCTCAGTGCCCTGTCCTACTATATAGCCTCGAACCCCGAAATCAAGAAGAAGCTTCAGCAAGAGCTCGACTCAATCGACATGGACTTGGCAGAGGCGAACGATCTTGAAGAAAACAAGTTCGGCTGCGTGATCCCCAGCTTCGAACAGGTCAAGAACCTACCATACCTTAATGCATGCATAAAGGAAACTCTGCGACTTTACTCTACAGTAGGATCCGGACTCCCACGAGTCGTCCCGGAAGGCAAGACCCTGACCGTCGCCGGTCAAACGTTCAACGCAGGGAGTGTCGTCAGTGTACCATCGTACTGCACCAACAGGTCAAGCGTATGGGGTCCCGATGCGGAGATGTACAGGCCGGAGCGGTGGTTAGAGGAAGGGGCATCGTCCTTGAACAAGTACTTTGCTGCGTTTTCGAGTGGACCTCG AGGTTGCGTCGGTCGTAATCTAGCAAACCTTAACCTTCTGTTGGTTTCTTCTACTTTCTTCCGTCGGTATGACATCGAACTTGCCAGCCCTACCACCAAG TTCCAAACAACCGAAGGCTTTGTTAGGGATGCAACTCATTGTGAGGTCGCCATCAAGCGGCGGGTCCTGACCCTGTAG
- a CDS encoding GMC oxidoreductase, producing MRKIDAIYADSIRAQDPKLGKNEFCWGALRSNIVHSPSSAELPEPHRTIGQLTSNPKGVSEGDLLASGALGAWQALPGTKAGVPLRKESEWKTRGDIDALIAAANDVIASYKNVSNLMLAYPNLTSTTIENHVASTVAGSNHWVGSTRLGTNSSTSVVDPNLKVWNTENLYVLDAGSMPSLPAGNPIGAILTMAEMASDKLLALN from the exons ATGAGGAAAATTGATGCAATATACGCTGATAGCATTCGAGCGCAGGATCCCAAACTTGGCAAGAATGAGTTTTGCTGGGGAGCGCTCAGGAGCAATATAGTGCACTCCCCAAGCTCAGCCGAGCTTCCAGAGCCCCACCGCACGATTGGCCAGCTGACATCTAATCCCAAAGGGGT CTCCGAAGGTGATTTATTGGCCAGTGGGGCTCTCGGAGCTTGGCAAGCTTTACCTGGAACCAAGGCTGGTGTCCCACTTAGGAAAGAATCCGAGTGGAAG ACAAGGGGCGATATAGATGCGCTGATTGCTGCCGCTAATGATGTAATTGCATCATATAAGAATG TCTCGAACTTGATGTTGGCCTATCCAAACCTAACCAGTACCACAATTGAAAACCATG TGGCAAGCACGGTAGCCGGTTCGAATCACTGGGTAGGATCTACTCGTTTAGGAACAAATTCCTCTACATCGGTTGTTGACCCCAATCTGAAAGTATGGAACACCG AAAACCTGTATGTCCTTGACGCTGGAAGTATGCCAAGTCTCCCAGCAGGGAACCCCATTGGCGCAATTCTGACAATGGCTGAAATGGCTTCCGATAAACTTCTGGCACTGAATTAA
- a CDS encoding Metallopeptidase family M24, whose translation MRTVCRLGREVLDIAAAAIRPGITTDEIDAIVHEETIKRGAYPSTLNYREFPKSLCTSVNEVICHGIPDQRKLEDGDIINLDISLYYKGFHADLNETYPVGQISEESTKLIRTTRQCLDAAIAICKPGTLFRDLGKVIEPIARAQGCSVVRSYTGHGIHHLFHGAPNNIAHYAKNKVAGIMKPGMCFTIEPMINLGPSWDVDHWPDGWTAVTVDGKRSAQFEETLLITETGAEVLTAGKPRED comes from the exons ATGCGTACGGTGTGCAGG CTCGGCCGTGAGGTTCTTGATATTGCCGCTGCGGCGATTCGACCAGGCATCACCACCG ACGAAATCGACGCGATCGTTCACGAAGAGACCATTAAGCGAGGTGCATACCCAAGCACACTTAACTATAGAGAATTTCCGAAAAGCCTATGTAC CTCTGTGAATGAGGTTATTTGCCATGGAATACCTGACCAGCGTAAATTGGAGGATGGTGACATAATCAATCTTG ACATTTCGTTGTATTATAAAG GTTTTCATGCAGATTTAAAC GAAACGTATCCAGTCGGTCAAATATCTGAAGAATCTACGAAGCTGATTCGGACGACGAGACAGTGTCTTGACGCTGCTATTGCGATATGTAAACCAGGAACACTGTTCCGAGATTTGGGCAAGGTTAT TGAGCCTATAGCTCGAGCCCAAGGGTGCAGTGTTGTGCGGAGCTATACAGGGCACGGGATTCATCATCTATTCCACGGGGCCCCTAATAATATCGCCCATTACGCCAAGAATAAAGTGGCTGGGATCATGAAGCCCGGCATG TGTTTCACAATCGAACCT ATGATCAACCTTGGTCCGTCTTGGGATGTTGACCACTGGCCCGATGGCTGGACAGCTGTCACAGTCGATGGTAAAAGAAGCGCACAATTCGAAGAGACACTACT AATCACGGAAACCGGAGCAGAAGTGCTTACCGCGGGAAAGCCTCGTGAGGATTAA
- a CDS encoding response regulator receiver, whose translation MPLYILTSKPGWKRKKHTRAPAWKPRFQPHDKVSPQPFYQVESPQEFDERDNELGPDAQVWKTYVKETEQIDGEQVDAWNKSMDVILIFAALFSAISTAFVIESYKNLKKDPEDSSAQILLFMSQLLATMTNGSQELGGQLSNNIQLKQRGSSPSRLDICVNFLWFLSLSLSVAVTLTSMLAKEWCLTFMLGRTGPPGARARERQQRWDGIVCWKMEEVVMLLPSLIHMSLLLFAIGLCIFLWDINRVVASPVIAVTAIVAYLTCTVLPLRSTRSHFHTRQVGITQDAITAKALNWMIGSAVGTLADSGIWSMIRHRLGTNDPFSHYSDLGTATYARALQQILVIGGSMYGYNYGSNTETRRLEVAALGLQTCIDSIIHSIKKHESSVYIITQDLLQRCAHLGVRFLIAHNIEPQLPDTNKLGKSHTSIKIAANDVELAEDITQRLERHLNGEIDIGTTSYAVLSAILALLHTSSLSDNRSIATCTMRLIHAYIGRMERFNRYYSVSSDSRKKDRAKIAIRNHEVQERQLNMLAWVAAAIDLPSRSPEGVSKASYDRYEHVASHIWRFLIESFYSEANGPKRDAQKFRGVLHLIANHQKYKLNSTDHAALKTFLSASHLDHSIFHNKQEFVRSDSEVQLGNVMCECLPSFGASNPQECAELVKTISDRYKRFSPSQRQLVLTPETADGTRGSGSFVRAIGRSPISKLSPDLVKLLISESLVSQLSGALHDDQHLYRGFAIAQLWFILHSSLRSKVRVYESLAALEATLVQDCRLPKGDISMRSVIEKLEIDLESLLADHDGSFNSGAQGYSYLYRILECMSTKRDQPLTANAESWLRHVPNNLRGLASSNVYLAASTSTAGPWSRLGGAGRLTRVLGAYHTYHLHDDDGTTAGCNGFERFVTYFGRDISSSLCPPATTARAYPKLQVWAKDGETKADEDMVNAQGGDNMLGATPLPRLERAFSMPVASQMGHLRHPRRPPGFGSPGSSVNSQPYTPGLSTIYSAPQSAMVKDYVAPQSVFPTYSGLSLELADTAQLIIQTLLQLSPPHMLDPAKEQFSGCTLQLPTTSIGGMLHAMKGLNWMSIRLAGFVESEQNAGLDSVLEESKEETFDIGETLQCVGDLLSGIAAQAGVQLVIYHADVGLKHIGVKGDEGGASYALSHIVRQVIATTEPGETIELGLSLEQHESKVNCIFDVVHRLNSPVDTRIPPQLDTVILRRLLTHIRATLQIKPTAIPSSPSLVATPDTPITPAERQPFPTIKLANEPTLEDLFKFQEKHLKGKRATFYANPKSSFAQHLTSYLTTWGVGIEHRAMDEELPTGETEGKTSFIIIDDDVSVLRARLTQLHAPFVSPALSRKRPSLASNHRPKSSPHIRQLTGISETSSPVVIHFTSLGNYKVVRDVIQSVLGTQSYLEVLVIPKPAGPRRPSSPSQISITSRYKPSSPVSTTRPSPLAIDSNRDYFNETADLLDSAISPGVGPRSETGGGGIVVQNIDGKHTGIFFNPPQKSGSGGPGRATTIDTSFSNKRPHTLPARSGTADSLGRDPGEQSPAYQENSPFQKSPTSPITPAPATVKSPHMPPTIIRTSSGPVVPKAKPTPSSGAKETRRRSSNGGPGNARSPTAVKSPTAGPVGKKPVKKGKDTGIVPPISVLIVEDNPINQNILSTFIRRKKIKYEVANNGLQAVEKWKTGRFHLIFMDIQMPVMDGIEATREIRRLEKIQHGPASTPPIESPGLLSESKQLFTPSSDSKLFGSSGPSSPFRSSVVIVALTASSLQSDRVAALAAGCNDFLTKPVALDWLDKKIIEWGSIKALQMWADPETAKNFQRGQEAKAKAVASQLRIENRRFKNPESSSSSKKGPEIHVQAPTPPPQPASKPVISRRITKSPSPLSRSMVLPSEPPPLPSLKLGGEFNFTGSREANGKASENGTAAKEGKPAQNRVAVEVPKPRDDATDVPELSLDAPSAFSKESMSFEQLASGPSTPRPTQFPESNTSSAQALIPPPPATSSSSLPRDTATSPVSSDAAHTDTPYQSATSIPPSPS comes from the exons ATGCCGTTGTATATCCTTACCAGCAAACCGGGATGGAAGCGTAAGAAGCACACCCGCGCGCCTGCATGGAAGCCCCGCTTCCAGCCACATGACAAA GTCTCCCCTCAACCT TTCTATCAAGTCGAGTCGCCGCAAGAGTTTGATGAACGCGATAATGAACTGGGCCCCGATGCTCAGGTATGGAAGACGTATGTGAAGGAGACGGAGCAGATTGATGGGGAACAAGTCGATGCATGGAATAA GTCAATGGATGTGATACTGA TTTTT GCGGCGTTGTTCTCAGCCATTTCTACGGC ATTTGTAATCGAAAGCTACAAGAACCTCAAAAAGGACCCAGAAGATTCATCGGCTCAAATTCTTCTTTTTATGTCTCAACTTCTGGCCACAATGACCAACGGGTCACAGGAGCTTGGTGGTCAGTTGTCCAATAATATACAGCTGAAGCAACGCGGATCGTCACCTTCTCggttggatatatgcgtcaaTTTTCTTTGGTTCCTGTCGCTCAGTCTGAGTGTTGCTGTCACTCTGACATCCATGCTCGCAAAGGAGTGGTGCCTGACCTTCATGTTGGGTCGCACAGGCCCGCCAGGTGCTCGGGCGCGTGAAAGACAACAGCGGTGGGATGGCATTGTATGTTGGAAGATGGAAGAAGTGGTGATGCTATTGCCATCTCTCATCCACATGTCCTTGC TGTTATTTGCTATAGGACTATGTATATTCCTGTGGGACATTAACCGGGTTGTTGCCAGTCCGGTTATTGCCGTTACCGCTATTGTTGCCTACCTGACATGCACAGTACTGCCTTTG CGCTCTACTCGCTCACACTTCCACACAAGGCAGGTCGGTATAACACAAGATGCCATTACGGCAAAGGCACTAAACTGGATGATCG GATCTGCCGTGGGCACCCTTGCGGACTCGGGAATCTGGTCCATGATCAGGCATAGGCTCGGGACCAACGACCCGTTCTCACACTATAGCGATCTTGGTACTGCCACCTATGCACGGGCCTTACAGCAAATCTTAGTAATCGGAGGTAGTATGTATGGATACAACTATGGCTCAAACACAGAAACAAGGAGATTGGAGGTGGCAGCGCTAGGGCTGCAAACATGTATTGACAG TATCATCCACAGTATCAAAAAGCACGAAAGCAGCGTATACATTATAACCCAGGACCTTCTACAACGTTGCGCCCATCTTGGTGTCCGGTTTCTGATCGCGCACAATATTGAACCACAGTTACCTGACACCAATAAATTGGGAAAGTCGCATACCAGCATCAAAATCGCAGCCAATGATGTGGAGCTTGCCGAAGATATCACACAACGTCTCGAACGACATCTAAACGGCGAAATAGACATCGGGACCACTAGCTATGCTGTTCTATCCGCAATTTTAGCACTCCTGCATACCTCTAGCCTATCAGACAACAGGTCAATAGCCACGTGCACGATGCGACTTATCCATGCATACATTGGGAGGATGGAAAGGTTTAACCGCTATTATTCTGTTTCTTCTGATTCAAGGAAGAAGGATCGAGCGAAGATTGCAATCCGGAATCATGAGGTCCAAGAACGCCAACTGAACATGTTAGCTTGGGTAGCTGCCGCTATAGACTTACCATCTCGCTCACCTGAGGGGGTATCTAAGGCCAGCTACGACCGATATGAGCATGTGGCTTCACATATATGGAGGTTCCTGATTGAATCATTTTACTCTGAAGCAAACGGCCCCAAACGTGATGCGCAGAAATTCCGTGGGGTTCTACACCTTATAGCAAATCACCAGAAATATAAACTGAACTCCACGGACCATGCAGCACTCAAAACATTCCTTTCTGCCAGTCACCTCGACCACTCAATATTTCACAACAAGCAGGAGTTCGTGAGGAGTGACTCTGAAGTCCAACTCGGAAATGTCATGTGCGAATGCTTACCCAGTTTTGGAGCATCTAATCCACAAGAATGTGCGGAGCTCGTAAAAACTATTTCCGACAGATATAAACGCTTCTCTCCTAGCCAACGACAGTTGGTTTTAACACCTG AAACGGCAGACGGAACGCGGGGATCCGGAAGTTTTGTACGGGCTATTGGCCGATCACCCATTTCCAAGCTCTCCCCTGACCTAGTGAAGCTATTGATCTCCGAAAGTCTCGTCTCTCAGCTTTCCGGTGCATTGCACGATGATCAACATCTCTACCGCGGATTTGCGATTGCTCAGTTGTGGTTCATTCTCCATTCCTCTCTTCGCTCGAAGGTCCGTGTATATGAGAGCTTGGCAGCGCTTGAGGCAACATTAGTACAGGACTGCCGTCTCCCAAAGGGTGATATCTCAATGCGAAGCGTCATTGAGAAATTGGAAATTGATCTCGAATCGTTACTGGCAGATCATGATGGCTCCTTTAATAGTGGGGCTCAGGGATATAGTTACTTGTATCGTATTCTTGAGTGCATGTCCACCAAGCGGGATCAGCCATTGACCGCAAACGCAGAGAGCTGGCTTCGGCATGTCCCCAATAATCTTCGTGGTTTGGCCTCAAGT AACGTGTATCTTGCCGCGTCGACCAGCACTGCCGGACCGTGGTCCAGACTCGGAG GGGCAGGTAGGTTGACTCGTGTACTTGGTGCCTATCACACCTACCATC TGCATGATGACGACGGTACGACTGCGGGATGCAATGGCTTCGAACGATTCGTCACCTACTTCGGCCGCGACATCTCTTCCTCTCTCTGCCCCCCTGCCACTACCGCCCGAGCTTACCCAAAACTCCAAGTTTGG GCCAAGGACGGAGAGACAAAGGCCGACGAAGACATGGTCAACGCACAAGGCGGAGATAACATGCTGGGTGCGACCCCGTTGCCCCGACTCGAGCGCGCTTTTTCGATGCCCGTAGCAAGTCAAATGGGCCACCTACGACATCCTAGACGTCCCCCAGGATTTGGGTCTCCCGGGTCATCGGTAAACAGCCAGCCATATACCCCAGGGCTATCGACGATATATTCGGCTCCGCAGTCAGCGATGGTCAAGGACTACGTAGCACCTCAAAGTGTATTCCCGACCTACTCTGGACTATCTCTCGAACTTGCAGATACGGCCCAGCTCATTATACAGACACTTCTACAGCTCTCCCCTCCCCACATGTTAGACCCCGCCAAGGAACAATTTTCTGGGTGCACCTTGCAGCTTCCGACGACCAGTATTGGAGGAATGTTGCACGCAATGAAGGGATTGAACTGGATGTCAATCCGGTTGGCCGGCTTTGTGGAGTCGGAGCAGAACGCGGGACTGGACAGTGTGTTAGAAGAGTCAAAAGAGGAGACGTTTGATATCGGGGAAACGCTTCAATGTGTTGGGGACTTACTTAGTGGGATTGCGGCGCAGGCTGGGGTACAACTTGTGATATACCATGCGGACGTCGGGCTGAAGCATATTGGAGTCAAAGGAGACGAGGGTGGTGCATCGTACGCCTTATCACAT ATCGTGCGACAAGTAATAGCGACCACGGAACCCGGAGAAACGATAGAACTTGGACTGTCACTCGAGCAGCATGAATCGAAAGTAAACTGTATATTCGACGTTGTTCACCGGTTGAACTCTCCAGTCGACACACGTATTCCACCCCAGCTAGACACCGTTATTCTGCGAAGACTGTTGACCCATATTAGGGCTACATTACAGATCAAACCTACCGCCATCCCTTCATCTCCCAGCCTGGTCGCTACTCCTGATACCCCAATAACTCCC GCAGAGCGACAACCTTTCCCAACAATCAAGCTGGCAAATGAACCGACGCTGGAGGACCTGTTCAAGTTTCAGGAAAAGCACCTCAAAGGGAAAAGGGCGACATTTTACGCAAACCCAAAGAGCTCATTTGCCCAGCACTTGACGAGTTATCTGACGACGTGGGGCGTTGGGATCGAGCATCGAGCCATGGACGAAGAGTTGCCAACAGGCGAAACAGAGGGCAAGACATCGTTTATCATCATTGACGACGATGTGTCTGTCCTCCGGGCACGACTCACGCAATTGCATGCGCCCTTTGTTTCTCCCGCCTTGTCCCGCAAACGACCGAGTTTGGCATCTAACCACCGACCCAAGTCGAGTCCCCATATACGGCAGCTTACGGGGATATCAGAGACTTCGAGTCCAGTAGTGATTCACTTCACTAGTCTCGGGAATTACAAAGTGGTACGAGACGTGATACAGTCGGTTTTGGGTACGCAGTCCTACCTCGAGGTTCTGGTCATACCGAAACCCGCCGGGCCGCGTCG TCCATCGAGCCCTAGTCAGATCTCGATTACTTCGAGGTATAAGCCTTCAAGTCCTGTTTCGACGACGAGGCCGAGTCCGCTTGCGATCGATAGTAACCGGGACTATTTCAATGAGACGGCCGATTTGTTGGATAGTGCTATCAGCCCCGGGGTAGGACCTAG GAGTGAAACTGGCGGCGGAGGCATAGTTGTTCAAAACATCGATGGTAAACACACAGGAATTTTCTTCAACCCGCCTCAGAAAAGTGGGTCGGGAGGACCGGGGCGTGCCACGACCATCGACACATCTTTCTCCAACAAGCGCCCGCATACTCTCCCCGCGCGATCTGGAACCGCTGATTCGCTGGGTCGAGATCCGGGTGAACAATCCCCCGCGTACCAAGAGAACAGTCCGTTTCAGAAATCTCCTACGAGTCCGATCACCCCTGCGCCTGCTACGGTCAAGTCGCCCCACATGCCCCCGACGATCATTCGTACATCGTCGGGGCCTGTGGTACCCAAGGCCAAACCGACCCCGTCGAGCGGGGCAAAAGAAACCAGGAGACGCTCGTCGAACGGTGGTCCCGGGAATGCCAGGAGCCCCACAGCTGTAAAGAGTCCTACAGCTGGGCCTGTGGGGAAGAAACCTGTGAAAAAGGGAAAAGACACAGGGATTGTACCTCCTATCAGCGTTTTAATCGTCGAAG ATAACCCGATCAATCAGAACATCCTGTCGACGTTTATCAGGCGTAAGAAGATCAAGTACGAAGTTGCCAATAATGGATTGCAAGCTGTGGAGAAGTGGAAGACGGGAAGGTTTCATTTGATCTTT ATGGATATCCAAATGCCTGTGATGGATGGCATCGAAGCGACCCGCGAAATTCGTCGCCTTGAAAAGATCCAGCATGGTCCGGCTTCGACACCACCGATTGAATCACCCGGCCTTCTTTCCGAATCCAAGCAACTATTTACGCCCTCGTCCGATTCGAAACTCTTTGGATCTTCTGGTCCGAGCTCTCCGTTCCGATCGTCGGTCGTTATCGTCGCGCTCACCGCGTCCAGTCTTCAGAGCGATCGTGTTGCCGCGCTGGCAGCTGGGTGTAACGATTTTTTGACCAAGCCCGTTGCACTCGACTGGTTGGACAAGAAGATCATTGAATGGGGATCCATCAAGGCCTTGCAAATGTGGGCAGACCCAGAGACGGCCAAGAACTTCCAAAGGGGACAAGAGGCCAAAGCCAAGGCTGTCGCGTCGCAACTGAGGATCGAGAACAGAAGGTTCAAGAATCCCGAGTCATCATCTTCTTCCAAGAAGGGCCCGGAAATCCATGTTCAGGCCCCGACTCCTCCACCCCAACCTGCTTCTAAACCTGTTATTTCAAGGCGTATTACGAAGAGTCCCAGTCCCTTGAGTCGGTCGATGGTATTACCCAGTGAACCCCCTCCCTTGCCGAGTCTCAAGCTGGGTGGCGAATTCAATTTTACGGGTAGTCGCGAGGCGAACGGAAAGGCTTCGGAGAATGGGACAGCGGCTAAAGAAGGAAAACCGGCTCAGAACAGGGTGGCGGTCGAGGTACCCAAGCCCCGAGATGACGCAACCGATGTGCCCGAGTTGTCGTTGGACGCTCCTTCAGCATTTTCCAAAGAATCGATGAGCTTTGAACAGCTTGCTTCTGGGCCTTCCACTCCTCGACCAACCCAATTTCCTGAGTCCAACACATCTAGCGCCCAGGCTCTgattcctcctcctcctgcaACCTCATCATCATCTCTCCCTCGCGACACGGCAACCTCGCCTGTGTCCTCTGACGCAGCCCATACTGATACGCCATATCAATCAGCTACATCCATCCCACCAAGTCCAAGTTGA
- a CDS encoding kinase domain protein, with protein sequence MDEPQVDDILSSVDKRSGAEERWVSFQPYLLSKGYQLRPRYHPHWVPSWKASGLRASSCEDSIDSMPLRVLDAIRVRDETQVMIKTLIPRQGEGEDELAILQHFSSPLLRNEPANHVVPCLDTFPIPGVEHGHFVVMPLLRQYDDIAFQSVSEVHDFLRQIFEGLIFMHENNVAHCDVGSANIMMNSRVLYDEPFHPVDSHLSLDIQRMIYPRYSRLEKNLRYYLIDMGFATWLRDPNAPRLVTGKPARIMAPEQRNSKPYDPFLVDVYQLGTVISQDLIPVSPLSQYFRVIF encoded by the exons ATGGATGAGCCACAAGTTGATGATATTCTATCAAGTGTCGATAAACGTTCCGGAGCGGAAGAGAGATGGGTCTCATTCCAGCCGTATTTACTTTCTAAAGGCTACCAGCTACGTCCCCGATACCACCCGCACTGGGTTCCATCCTGGAAAGCGTCTGGTTTGCGGGCATCGTCCTGCGAGGACAGCATTGACTCCATG CCATTGCGAGTGCTTGATGCGATACGAGTCCGTGATGAGACTCAGGTAATGATCAAAACATTGATACCAAGACAGGGTGAAGGAGAAGATGAGCTTGCGATTCTTCAACATTTTTCCAGTCCATTGCTAAGGAATGAACCGGCCAACCATGTTGTTCCTTGTTTGGATACATTCCCCATTCCGGGCGTAGAACATGGCCATTTTGTTGTCATGCCCCTGCTTAGACAGTACGATGATATAGCCTTCCAGAGTGTTTCAGAGGTACACGATTTTCTTCGCCAAATATTCGAA GGTCTCATTTTTATGCACGAGAACAACGTTGCTCATTG CGATGTCGGCTCCGCAAATATCATGATGAACTCGCGAGTGCTATATGACGAACCTTTCCACCCGGTCGACTCCCATTTATCCCTTGACATCCAACGAATGATATACCCAAGATATTCACGGCTGGAGAAGAACTTGCGATACTACCTCATCGACATGGGTTTCGCCACCTGGCTTCGTGACCCGAACGCGCCTCGGTTGGTCACAGGTAAACCGGCACGAATTATGGCTCCAGAGCAAAGGAACAGCAAGCCATACGACCCATTCTTGGTAGATGTTTACCAACTCGGAACAGTGATTAGTCAAGACTTGATACCAGTTAGTCCACTCTCTCAATACTTTCGAGTGATCTTTTAA